Genomic segment of Microthrixaceae bacterium:
ATGCCGTGCTGGCGGAGCCACTCGATGAGGTAGCGGGTGCCGACCAGGGACACAGCCAGGCTGAGACCTCCGGCCATGAGCAGCGCGATCACCAGGCCCCCTCGGATCGACGGGACCGAAGTGCCGACGACAACACCTCACGGTCCACGAACGGCGTCATCACGTCACCGATGGTCTGGGTGGTCTCGTGGCCCTTACCGGCGATCAACACCACGTCCCCCGGTCGGGCGCGGTCCACGGCCAGCCCGATCGCCGTGGCCCGGTCGGGTTCCACGGTCACGTCGGGATGGTCGGCCAATCCGGTCTTCACGGCTGCCATGATCGCAGCCGGGTCCTCGTGTCGGGGGTTATCGGTGGTGAGGACCACAACATCGGCGAGACGGGCCACCACCTCTCCCATCTCGGGACGCTTGGTGGGGTCACGGTCTCCCCCCGCTCCGAACACCACTACCACCCGGCCTTCGCCAGCCAGCTCCCGGGCCGCCACCAGCAGGTTGTCCAGGCCATCGGGGGTGTGGGCGAAGTCGACGGCAGCCAGAAAAGGCTGGCCCTCGTCGACCATCTCGAACCTGCCGGCGATGGGACCGAGGTCGGCCAAGCCTTGGGCGATGACCGAATGGGGCACACCGAGCAGATCGGCGACGGTGGCTGCGGCCAAGGCGTTGAGGACGTTGAACCGCCCCGGCATTGCGATGCTCACCGACTCCCCCCGCCAGACGAACCGTGAACCCGATGCCGCGATCTTCAGGTCGGCGGCGTCCTCGATCGAGTACCCGATGCTGGGGATCTGGGCCGCGTCCAGCAGAAGCCGGCCGTGGGGGTCGTCGGTGCACAGCACCGCCTGGTCGCACAGCTCAGGGGTGAACAGCGCGGCCTTGGCCTGGAAGTAGGCGGCCATGTCGTGGTGGTGGTCGAGGTGGTCTCGACTCAGGTTGGTGAAGACACCGACGCGAAAGCGCGTTCCGTCCACGCGGTGCAGATCCAGGGCGTGCGAGGAGACCTCCATGGCCACCGACCGGCGCCCCTCGGCGAGAAAGGCGGCCAGAAGCTGTTGAAGCTCGGGGGCTTCGGGGGTGGTTCGCACGCCGGTCAGGGTTCCGATCACCCCGCAGTTGCGCCCGGCCCGGTTGAGGATCGAGGCCAACATCTGGGCCGTGGTGGTCTTGCCGTTCGTTCCGGTGATACCGACGACATCGAGGGTGTGGGAGGGGTCACCGAGGAGGGCGGCCGCCAGCGGTCCCATCGCCCGGCGCACATCGGCCACGACCAGTTCGGGGACTCCGAGGCCCAGAGGTCGCTCCACCAACAGCGCGGCAGCTCCGGCCGCCACGGCGGCGGGGGCGTGATCGTGGCCGTCGTGGTTGCGACCCGGAACGCAGCAGAAGACGTCACCAGGTACCACCAGGCGCGAGTCGTGGGTGGCGGCCCGCAGTTCGACTGCCCCGGCCTCGGTCCCCAGGTTTTGCACATCGAGGCCGGCCATGGCGGTGCGGCCGTCCAGAACCCTCAACAGGGCTTCCAGGTTCACGACGATCAGCCTTCGGGCTTGGTGGTGGTGACCGAACCGGCATCCTCGTCACGGCCGGAGCGGGCCGTGGCACTCAACTCGGGGACAGTCGTGGCCGACCGCTCCAGCAGGGCGGGCGGAGGGGTCTGGGAACGCAGGAGAGCAACGGCCGCGAGCTGGCTGAACACCGGGGCCGCCACCTCGCCGCCGTAGGTGGAGGTCTGAGGATCTTCCAGGGTGACCAGCACCGAGAGGTCCGCCCCGGTCACGAAACCCAAGAAGGTGGACTGGTAGTGGTAGCGACCGTCCCGGCCGAGGTACCCGTCGCTGGGGTCGACTCCTTGGGGAATCCGGGCGGTACCGGTCTTGCCGGCGGCCGGGTAGTCGGCGATGCGGGCCCGCTTGCCGGTGCCGTCGGTGACCACCTTCTCGAGCATCTGCTGGACGGCTTGGGCCGTCTCCACCGATATCACCCGACGGCGATCAGAGGGCGAGGCGTCGACCCGACCGGTACCGGGGTCGGTCGCTGCCACCAATCGGGGGGCGACGTACACCCCGTCGTTGGCGATGGCGTTGTAGGCCGACAGCATCTGAAGCGAGGTGACGGCGATGCCCTGCCCGATGGGGATGGCTCCGATCGAGGTCCCCGACCAGTCGTCGAGGTCCAACATGATCCCGTTCTCTTCGTTGGGGAACCCCAAGCCGGTGCTGGAGCCCAACCCGAAGTCCCGCAGGTAGGAGTCCACCTTGTCACGGCCAAGTTCCTGGGCCAGCTTGATGGTCCCGATGTTGGACGAGGTGACCAAGATGTCGGTCACAGACCAGGACCGGACCGGGTGGGGGTCGTGGTCGCGGAACGTCTTGTCGTAGATGGTGAGGTGATCGGGTACCTGGAGGATCGTGTCTGCTTCCACCAGGCCTTCCTCCATGGCGCCGGCCACGGTGATCACCTTGTTCAC
This window contains:
- a CDS encoding UDP-N-acetylmuramoyl-L-alanyl-D-glutamate--2,6-diaminopimelate ligase, translating into MAGLDVQNLGTEAGAVELRAATHDSRLVVPGDVFCCVPGRNHDGHDHAPAAVAAGAAALLVERPLGLGVPELVVADVRRAMGPLAAALLGDPSHTLDVVGITGTNGKTTTAQMLASILNRAGRNCGVIGTLTGVRTTPEAPELQQLLAAFLAEGRRSVAMEVSSHALDLHRVDGTRFRVGVFTNLSRDHLDHHHDMAAYFQAKAALFTPELCDQAVLCTDDPHGRLLLDAAQIPSIGYSIEDAADLKIAASGSRFVWRGESVSIAMPGRFNVLNALAAATVADLLGVPHSVIAQGLADLGPIAGRFEMVDEGQPFLAAVDFAHTPDGLDNLLVAARELAGEGRVVVVFGAGGDRDPTKRPEMGEVVARLADVVVLTTDNPRHEDPAAIMAAVKTGLADHPDVTVEPDRATAIGLAVDRARPGDVVLIAGKGHETTQTIGDVMTPFVDREVLSSALRSRRSEGAW